The nucleotide sequence TACCGCTTCACCGACCAGCTTTCCAGCCGAACCACCGTGTATGGCACCGGCAGCAACATTGCCACGCCGTTTTTGGTGGACTTGGAACGCAACACGTTGCTCGGTGGTGGCGGCCGCACGGTGCTGAATTACCGCACCACGTTGGCGGGCCGTACACTGCGTTTACAGGGCGGCGCGGAACTGCAAAACGGCTTCGAAAGCTCCCGCAACTACCAAAACCGTGGCGGCACTCCCGGCACGTTGCGCTACGACGATGAAATCCGGGCCGTCACGGGCTTTGGGTTTGCGCAGGCAGATTACGAGCTGCCAGCCGGTTTTCTGCTCACGGCGGGGGCCAGCTACAACCGGCTGCGCTACCGCATCAACCGGCTCACCGACGCCGTAACGCCGTCGGCGGGCTTTCAGTACGAGCGGACCTTTCAGCCCGAAGTGTCGCCGCGGGTGGCGCTGCTTAAAGAGCTAACGCCGCAGATTTCGGCGTATGCCAACGTAAGCAGTGGTTTCTCGCCGCCCACCGAAGAAGAAATTCGGACTTCGGATGCTTCCCTCAACCGCGACCTGCAAGCCGAGCGTGGCACCAGCTACGAGGTAGGCACGCGGGGCAAGCTGCTGAACAACCAAGTGACCTTCGACGTGGCCGCGTATGACTTTCGGTTGCGCGAAACCATTGTGTCGCGTACTGATGCGCAAGGCACCCAGTTATTCGCCAACTCCGGTACCACGCGCCAGCGCGGGATAGAAGCGGCCTTGAGTGGCTGGCTCTGGCAAACTGCTTCCGATGCCGCTGCCGTAGCTTCAGCCAACACGGCGGGCCCGGCGCCTACCGCTGCCGGTCCGTACGGGCTGCGCCTCTGGGCGAGCTACGCTTACAACCACTACCGTTTCGGGCGCTACGAGTCGGGCGGCAACGACTTCAGCGGCAACCGCCTCACCGGCACCGCACCCCACACACTCAGCGCCGGATTCGACTTCAGCGAACGGCTCGGGTTCTACCTCAGCCCCACCCTCAACCACCAGGCACGTTTGCCCCTCAACGATGCTAACACCGTGGAAGCTGCGGGCTACTGGACCTTCGCAGCCCGTGGCGGCTGGCGGCGCACCGCCGCGGCTGTTGGCCTAGACCGCCTGGAGTTGGATATTTTCGCCGGCGTTGAGAATGCTACCGACCGTCGCTATTCCCTC is from Hymenobacter tibetensis and encodes:
- a CDS encoding TonB-dependent receptor family protein, which encodes MPYRYAAPLLLLPVSLFAQTPAPDTTSAVRLPEATVTGYGQQLPLRRTAAAVGVVDAATFERFPQNALTQAVNTLPGVRLEERATASYRLSVRGSTLRSPFGVRNVKVYYEGIPFTEASGSTALNLLDPSQIGRLEVIKGPTASVYGAGTGGAVLLENRRPVAGQTRVQAGFTAGSYGLRRSTVAVESGTATGYFRAQYARQTLDGYREQSSLRRDVLVLDGELRPTEKSTLSVHALYTDLDYDIPGSLTRAQFEANPRQARPGTATAPGTVEQQAGYATRTALLGATYEYRFTDQLSSRTTVYGTGSNIATPFLVDLERNTLLGGGGRTVLNYRTTLAGRTLRLQGGAELQNGFESSRNYQNRGGTPGTLRYDDEIRAVTGFGFAQADYELPAGFLLTAGASYNRLRYRINRLTDAVTPSAGFQYERTFQPEVSPRVALLKELTPQISAYANVSSGFSPPTEEEIRTSDASLNRDLQAERGTSYEVGTRGKLLNNQVTFDVAAYDFRLRETIVSRTDAQGTQLFANSGTTRQRGIEAALSGWLWQTASDAAAVASANTAGPAPTAAGPYGLRLWASYAYNHYRFGRYESGGNDFSGNRLTGTAPHTLSAGFDFSERLGFYLSPTLNHQARLPLNDANTVEAAGYWTFAARGGWRRTAAAVGLDRLELDIFAGVENATDRRYSLGNDLNAFGNRYFQPAPGRNYYGGVQAGWRL